Proteins found in one Lycium ferocissimum isolate CSIRO_LF1 chromosome 6, AGI_CSIRO_Lferr_CH_V1, whole genome shotgun sequence genomic segment:
- the LOC132059331 gene encoding uncharacterized protein LOC132059331 produces MNALVNEFIIKLKKRKIEGSKATAKVTAEVLRSCISQQRLPHTNQAAALIDAIRAIGEKLIAANPVELAVGNIVRRVLNIIREEDVSLTTAAVGGLGVSAGSDDEDDFKQDDHPDLSATAVAAAARSTLRAPSLQTLLEDIPQSTAVPHAPSSGGDSEGKTKSADKNSTSRKLKHNVIEAVNELIQDIATCHEQIAEQAVEHIHHNEVILTLGNSRTVMEFLCAAKEKKRSFRVFVAEGAPRYQGHALAKELVARGLQTTVITDSAIFAMISRVNMVVVGAHAVMANGGVIAPVGMNMVALAAQRHAVPFVVLAGTHKLCPLYPHNPEVLLNELKSPAELLDFGEFSDCLDSGSSSGSPLLHVVNPAFDYVPPNLVSLFITDTGGHNASYMYRLIADYYSADDFVVKQIDFLK; encoded by the exons ATGAATGCCCTAGTGAATGAGTTCATAATCAAGCTTAAGAAACG GAAAATTGAGGGGTCGAAAGCAACAGCAAAAGTAACAGCAGAAGTGTTACGGTCGTGTATATCGCAACAGAGACTACCTCATACCAATCAGGCAGCTGCTCTCATTGATGCAATCAGAGCTATTGGGGAAAAATTGATTGCTGCTAATCCAGTTG AGCTCGCTGTCGGTAACATTGTTAGGCGAGTTCTTAACATTATAAGGGAGGAGGATGTATCTTTGACAACTGCTGCTGTTGGTGGGTTGGGTGTATCGGCTGGAagtgatgatgaagatgatttcaAGCAAGATGATCATCCAGATTTATCTGCCACAGCTGTGGCTGCTGCTGCTAGAAGCACCTTGAGAGCACCTTCCTTGCAGACCCTCCTTGAAGACATCCCACAATCAACAGCTGTACCTCATGCACCTTCTTCTGGTGGTGATTCTGAAGGAAAAACCAAAT CTGCTGATAAGAATTCAACGAGCAGGAAACTAAAGCATAATGTCATTGAGGCTGTTAATGAACTTATTCAAGATATTGCTACTTGCCACGAACAGATTGCTGAACAAGCAGTTGAGCATATCCATCACAA TGAGGTAATCTTAACTTTAGGCAATTCAAGAACGGTGATGGAATTTCTATGTGCTgcaaaggaaaagaagagatCTTTCCGGGTTTTTGTGGCAGAGGGTGCCCCAAG GTATCAGGGACATGCCCTTGCAAAAGAATTGGTTGCCAGGGGCCTGCAGACCACGGTTATCACTGATTCTGCTATTTTCGCAATGATCTCGAGAGTCAACATG GTTGTAGTTGGAGCCCACGCTGTCATGGCTAATGGTGGGGTTATTGCACCTGTCGGAATGAATATGGTGGCTCTAGCAGCTCAAAGGCATGCTGTTCCCTTTGTTGTTCTTGCAGGCACTCACAAG TTATGTCCTTTGTATCCGCACAATCCAGAGGTCTTGCTAAATGAATTGAAGTCACCAGCTGAGCTACTGGATTTTGGGGAATTCTCAGATTGCCTCGATTCTGGGAGCAGCTCTGGTTCCCCTCTACTTCATGTTGTTAATCCCGCATTTGATTACGTCCCACCAAATCTTGTTAGTTTGTTTATAACAGACAC